In Bacillus toyonensis BCT-7112, a single window of DNA contains:
- a CDS encoding LysR family transcriptional regulator codes for MDLEAVRSFMEVKHTRSLSKASKLLHISQPALSKQIQRLEADLEVTLLKRSAQGVELTEAGEIFIARMLPILERIHEVKTEMKKYQEKRKISIGILPSLAARYISKCKDILGDGFEIEWKIEHTKVLMELFKERKIEAMFIDSVVEGATYIKEMREEKIVCVVSNDHPYKEKTIIRMEGLEHEKLIVYPEICDVRKMIMNMFQGIGAKPIIAFETSYAEPMLAMVGAGLGITLLPEMSVEQAVKQGNVHVISVEPPLMRKIYFVSHMKECPLWQSFEDR; via the coding sequence ATGGATTTAGAGGCAGTACGATCGTTTATGGAAGTAAAGCATACGCGCAGTTTATCAAAGGCAAGTAAGCTTTTACATATTTCACAACCAGCGCTTAGTAAACAAATCCAAAGATTAGAAGCGGATTTAGAGGTTACTTTACTCAAGCGTTCTGCTCAAGGAGTGGAGTTAACAGAGGCTGGTGAGATATTTATAGCAAGAATGTTACCGATTTTGGAACGAATACATGAAGTGAAAACGGAAATGAAGAAATATCAAGAAAAACGGAAAATCTCTATAGGTATATTGCCAAGTTTAGCGGCGCGTTACATATCGAAATGCAAAGATATATTAGGTGATGGATTCGAAATAGAATGGAAAATTGAGCATACGAAAGTATTAATGGAATTGTTTAAAGAGCGGAAGATTGAAGCGATGTTCATTGATTCAGTAGTAGAAGGCGCTACATATATAAAAGAAATGCGGGAGGAAAAAATTGTTTGTGTAGTTTCAAATGATCATCCTTATAAAGAGAAAACAATAATCCGAATGGAAGGTTTGGAACATGAGAAATTAATTGTGTACCCAGAAATATGTGATGTAAGGAAAATGATTATGAACATGTTTCAAGGTATAGGTGCGAAACCAATCATTGCGTTTGAAACTTCTTATGCAGAACCGATGCTTGCGATGGTCGGAGCTGGACTTGGTATCACTTTACTTCCAGAAATGTCAGTGGAGCAAGCGGTAAAGCAGGGGAATGTGCATGTGATTTCTGTTGAACCTCCACTCATGCGCAAAATCTATTTCGTATCTCATATGAAAGAGTGCCCGTTATGGCAATCATTTGAGGATAGGTAG
- a CDS encoding DMT family transporter, translating to MNKKQMLFGSLLCLLAVTAWGFMFPVMANALQFIDPFFFTTIRYGSAAIIFLILLLITEGTHSLRLEKRTLSLFFYGTVGFAGYGFLVFYGQQLAGPSGAIHAAMIQSLMPLIALTLQWITKNKRPQNYTFLCMFVALLGVMLVISKGNIHLLFGAASHLSTNILMLCGVTCWVIYTNGGARFQSWSPLRYTTLTCLFGSMSLIVIVTLLTYTNVITVPSLRTIVSVRFELFYMSIIAGVIAVFCWNMGNRYISSINGILFMNLVPVLALIGSIFRGYTVDKIELAGASLTIIALLCNNLWQRKETTKIPTSVR from the coding sequence TTGAACAAAAAACAAATGCTCTTCGGATCCCTCCTATGCTTACTTGCCGTAACTGCCTGGGGATTTATGTTTCCTGTAATGGCAAATGCCTTACAATTTATCGATCCGTTCTTTTTCACAACTATCCGCTACGGATCTGCAGCTATTATTTTTCTTATTTTGCTATTAATCACTGAAGGGACACATTCGCTCCGCTTAGAAAAACGAACACTTTCTTTATTTTTTTACGGAACAGTCGGTTTCGCTGGATATGGTTTTCTCGTTTTCTACGGACAACAACTTGCCGGACCTTCTGGAGCAATCCATGCAGCGATGATTCAGTCTCTCATGCCACTAATTGCCTTAACATTACAATGGATAACAAAAAATAAGCGTCCACAAAACTACACTTTTCTTTGTATGTTCGTTGCATTACTCGGTGTTATGCTTGTCATTTCAAAAGGAAATATTCACTTATTATTTGGAGCTGCAAGTCACTTATCTACGAATATATTGATGTTATGCGGCGTTACTTGCTGGGTCATTTATACAAATGGCGGTGCTCGTTTTCAATCTTGGTCACCACTTCGATATACAACGTTAACTTGTTTGTTCGGTTCAATGTCACTCATCGTTATTGTCACTTTATTAACTTACACAAACGTCATTACTGTACCATCATTACGCACAATTGTGAGCGTTCGTTTTGAACTCTTTTATATGTCGATTATTGCAGGTGTTATCGCTGTGTTTTGCTGGAATATGGGGAATCGCTATATTTCATCTATTAACGGCATATTATTTATGAATTTAGTTCCTGTCCTTGCACTTATCGGTTCCATATTTCGAGGTTATACGGTCGACAAAATCGAACTTGCCGGAGCCTCATTAACAATTATTGCGCTATTATGTAACAATTTATGGCAAAGAAAAGAAACTACAAAAATCCCCACCTCGGTTCGTTAG
- the refZ gene encoding forespore capture DNA-binding protein RefZ: protein MKQTKQKVIDAAISLFNTKGYDGTSVRDIAKRADVNVANISYYFAGKQGLLEQLITDFLEGYIHVIETSFEQREYLSAKDVMVQMVRGILRYQFENRELTRFFYRELSLDTTLIREVMTVYFSKERYYIEQIIREGQMKKEFRKVSFTMFMTQLKGMINMPFLYPQYISEVLHSFPSETFFLEMYTKEIEQWMEQALCKTNMYQEWPRAVHM from the coding sequence ATGAAGCAGACGAAACAAAAAGTAATTGATGCGGCAATATCGTTGTTTAATACGAAAGGTTATGACGGGACATCAGTGCGAGACATTGCAAAGCGAGCGGATGTGAATGTAGCGAATATTTCATACTATTTTGCTGGAAAGCAAGGCCTATTAGAGCAGCTTATTACTGATTTTTTAGAAGGATATATTCATGTGATTGAAACGTCCTTTGAACAGAGAGAGTATTTGTCGGCTAAAGATGTGATGGTGCAAATGGTACGCGGGATTTTACGATATCAATTTGAAAATAGGGAACTGACACGTTTTTTTTATAGAGAGCTTTCGCTTGATACGACATTAATTCGTGAAGTGATGACCGTTTATTTTTCTAAAGAAAGATATTATATCGAACAAATCATTAGAGAAGGACAAATGAAGAAAGAGTTTAGAAAGGTATCTTTTACAATGTTTATGACGCAATTAAAAGGCATGATAAATATGCCGTTTTTATATCCACAGTATATATCAGAAGTATTACATTCATTTCCATCCGAAACATTTTTCTTAGAAATGTATACGAAGGAAATTGAGCAATGGATGGAACAAGCATTATGTAAAACGAATATGTATCAGGAATGGCCAAGAGCTGTTCATATGTGA
- a CDS encoding GAF domain-containing protein, which produces MFTKESYAGSREKQYETVIKQLDALLTGELNVVANLSNASALLNQFLDRVNWVGFYVTEGNQLVLGPFQGMPACVRIPFGRGVCGVAAETKTTQLVADVHQFPGHIACDSASNSEIVVPIIKDGNVIGVLDIDSPEKNRFDEVDQHYLEKFVETLLKHI; this is translated from the coding sequence ATGTTTACAAAAGAAAGTTATGCAGGTTCTCGTGAAAAGCAGTATGAGACAGTAATTAAACAACTGGATGCATTATTAACTGGCGAATTAAACGTAGTCGCAAACTTATCAAATGCGTCCGCATTATTAAACCAATTTTTAGATCGCGTTAATTGGGTTGGCTTTTATGTAACAGAAGGAAATCAGCTCGTTCTCGGGCCATTCCAAGGAATGCCAGCATGCGTACGTATTCCATTCGGACGCGGCGTTTGCGGCGTAGCAGCTGAAACGAAAACAACGCAACTTGTAGCGGACGTTCACCAATTCCCAGGACATATCGCTTGCGATAGTGCCTCTAATTCGGAAATCGTTGTACCGATTATAAAAGACGGAAATGTCATTGGTGTACTGGATATTGATAGTCCTGAAAAAAATCGTTTCGATGAAGTAGATCAGCACTATTTAGAAAAGTTTGTGGAAACACTGTTAAAACATATATAA
- the megL gene encoding methionine gamma-lyase, which produces MKKKHMETALIHHGYTSKEHKGSLTPPLFQTSTFTFETAQQGEASFAGVDPSYIYSRLGNPTVKLFEERMAVLEGGEEALAFGSGMAAISATLIGFLKAGDHIICSNGLYGCTYGFLEVLEEKFMITHSFCDMETETDIENKIRQNTKLIFVETPINPTMKLIDLKQVIRVAKRNGLLVIVDNTFCSPYLQRPLELGCDAVVHSATKYIGGHGDVVAGVTICKTKVLAEKIRPMRKDIGGIMAPFDAWLLLRGLKTLAVRMDRHCDNAEKIVSFLKNHDVVEGVWYPEGELASRQMKRGGGVISFSVKGGKEETQAFINDLHFITIAVSLGDTETLIQHPATMTHAAIPAELRKEMGIFDNLIRLSVGLESWEDIVSDLEQALKKISIVSNQ; this is translated from the coding sequence ATGAAAAAGAAGCATATGGAGACAGCGTTAATTCATCACGGTTATACATCTAAGGAACATAAAGGAAGTTTAACACCACCGTTATTTCAAACGTCTACATTTACATTTGAGACTGCGCAGCAAGGAGAGGCGAGTTTTGCGGGAGTAGATCCGTCTTATATTTACTCAAGACTTGGAAATCCAACTGTAAAATTATTTGAAGAACGTATGGCTGTGTTAGAAGGGGGAGAAGAAGCACTTGCTTTCGGATCCGGAATGGCAGCTATTTCAGCAACGTTAATTGGTTTTCTAAAAGCTGGAGATCATATTATTTGTTCAAACGGATTATATGGGTGCACGTACGGATTTTTAGAAGTGTTAGAAGAGAAATTTATGATTACACATTCGTTTTGTGATATGGAGACAGAGACTGATATTGAAAATAAGATTCGCCAAAATACAAAGCTTATTTTCGTTGAAACACCGATTAATCCAACGATGAAATTAATCGATTTAAAACAAGTGATTCGGGTTGCGAAGCGAAATGGCTTACTTGTCATTGTTGATAATACGTTTTGTTCACCTTATTTACAAAGACCGCTTGAGCTTGGTTGTGATGCTGTTGTGCATAGTGCGACAAAATATATTGGTGGCCATGGTGATGTTGTAGCGGGTGTAACAATTTGTAAAACGAAAGTGTTAGCTGAAAAAATTCGTCCGATGCGAAAAGATATCGGCGGTATTATGGCGCCGTTTGATGCGTGGTTATTATTACGCGGATTAAAGACATTAGCAGTAAGAATGGATCGTCATTGTGATAATGCAGAAAAAATTGTATCGTTCCTAAAAAATCATGATGTAGTAGAAGGGGTTTGGTACCCAGAAGGGGAGTTAGCATCTCGCCAAATGAAACGGGGCGGTGGCGTTATTTCTTTTTCTGTCAAAGGCGGGAAAGAGGAAACGCAAGCGTTTATCAATGACCTTCACTTTATTACGATCGCGGTAAGTTTAGGTGATACAGAAACGTTAATTCAGCATCCAGCAACGATGACGCATGCTGCGATTCCAGCGGAACTAAGAAAAGAAATGGGTATTTTCGATAATTTAATACGTTTATCTGTCGGTTTAGAATCGTGGGAGGATATCGTTTCTGATTTGGAGCAAGCGTTAAAGAAAATATCTATTGTTAGTAATCAATAA
- the rpsD gene encoding 30S ribosomal protein S4, with amino-acid sequence MARYTGPAWKLSRRLGISLSGTGKELEKRPYAPGPHGPNQRKKLSEYGLQLQEKQKLRHMYGMTERQFRRTFDQAGKMPGKHGENFMILLEARLDNLVYRMGLARTRRAARQLVNHGHIMVDGARVDIPSYRVKPGQTISVREKSNSLVVVKEAIEVNNFVPEYLTFDADKLEATYTRHAERSELAAEINEALIVEFYSR; translated from the coding sequence ATGGCTCGTTATACAGGTCCAGCTTGGAAACTGTCTCGTCGTCTTGGAATCTCTCTAAGCGGCACAGGAAAAGAATTAGAAAAACGCCCTTACGCACCAGGTCCTCACGGTCCTAACCAACGTAAGAAACTTTCAGAATACGGTTTACAATTACAAGAGAAACAAAAACTTCGTCACATGTACGGCATGACTGAGCGTCAATTCCGTCGCACATTTGACCAAGCAGGTAAAATGCCTGGTAAGCACGGCGAAAACTTCATGATCCTTCTTGAAGCTCGTCTTGACAACTTAGTTTACCGTATGGGCTTAGCTCGCACTCGTCGTGCAGCTCGCCAATTAGTAAACCACGGTCACATCATGGTTGATGGCGCTCGCGTAGATATCCCATCTTACCGCGTTAAACCTGGTCAAACTATCAGCGTTCGCGAAAAATCTAACAGCCTTGTTGTTGTTAAAGAAGCGATCGAAGTTAACAACTTCGTACCAGAATACTTAACTTTCGATGCTGATAAATTAGAAGCTACTTACACTCGTCACGCTGAGCGTTCTGAGTTAGCAGCTGAAATCAACGAAGCATTAATCGTAGAGTTCTACTCTCGTTAA
- a CDS encoding type I restriction endonuclease, whose protein sequence is MEFRNDINKIANQILERKEYITNEEMTKQSLIIPFLQKLGYDVFSPLEVRPEYIADFGTKKGEKVDYAVFKNGVPIILIEAKSVTENLLKHDAQLSRYFNALPDVKVGVLTNGVEYKFYTDLTNDNVMDEKPFFTFSMDSLSNLDIETIETFTKENFEAEEIVKYAEELIYMTNLNSTIKELFKNPSDDFLRFLIKDFSSTRITNNVLERFRPIVKKAINRTLLEIISDGLTPKETKTSEKIETSLVAAASAEIMEDISKEDKTDRVFTTEDELTAFNIVKEILTENQRDISDLKYKDTISYFCIMNRVITKWFIRLFLDGDAKSLVVRLDLEATKQLCPNFVVEQAPKSQGVSRIFIDNVNDLKDLEPLIISCYDQILSNV, encoded by the coding sequence ATGGAATTCAGAAATGATATAAACAAAATAGCTAACCAAATTTTAGAACGAAAAGAGTATATAACTAATGAAGAAATGACCAAGCAATCATTAATTATTCCTTTTCTTCAAAAGCTAGGTTATGACGTTTTTAGCCCTTTAGAAGTTAGACCTGAGTATATTGCAGACTTTGGAACTAAAAAGGGAGAAAAAGTCGATTATGCGGTTTTCAAAAATGGAGTTCCAATTATTTTAATTGAGGCAAAATCTGTAACAGAAAATCTCCTTAAACACGATGCGCAACTATCTAGGTATTTCAATGCCTTACCTGATGTCAAAGTAGGAGTACTAACTAATGGTGTAGAATACAAATTTTATACTGATTTAACAAATGACAATGTAATGGACGAAAAACCTTTCTTCACATTCAGTATGGATAGTTTAAGTAATTTAGATATTGAAACGATTGAAACTTTTACAAAAGAGAATTTTGAAGCTGAAGAGATTGTAAAATATGCCGAAGAGCTTATTTATATGACCAATTTAAACTCCACAATTAAAGAGTTATTTAAAAATCCTTCAGATGACTTCCTTCGTTTTCTAATTAAAGACTTTAGCTCAACTAGAATTACAAATAACGTTTTAGAGCGGTTCCGACCAATTGTTAAAAAAGCAATTAATCGAACACTATTAGAAATAATCAGTGATGGTTTAACACCAAAAGAAACAAAAACATCGGAGAAAATAGAAACAAGCCTAGTTGCAGCCGCTTCTGCCGAAATAATGGAAGACATTAGCAAAGAAGACAAAACAGATAGAGTTTTCACTACCGAAGATGAACTGACTGCCTTTAACATTGTTAAAGAAATATTAACTGAAAATCAAAGAGACATCAGTGACCTTAAATATAAAGATACTATTAGTTATTTTTGCATCATGAATCGTGTAATCACAAAATGGTTTATACGTCTTTTCCTTGATGGAGATGCAAAATCCTTAGTTGTAAGACTAGATTTAGAAGCTACTAAACAGCTCTGCCCTAATTTCGTTGTTGAGCAAGCCCCAAAATCACAGGGAGTAAGTAGAATTTTCATTGATAATGTTAATGATTTAAAAGATTTGGAACCACTTATTATTTCATGCTATGATCAAATTTTATCTAATGTTTAA
- a CDS encoding YjdJ family protein: MTINQMVQLGSACMLFITSALMSWYQGSNLIDYPDEWKYSAKFTNYFKGTVSNYQDIYQIDFFIYAAKFYPTAFIVMLISLLYMLVLILHILFTRTRKVI, from the coding sequence TTGACAATAAACCAAATGGTTCAATTGGGCAGTGCATGTATGCTTTTTATTACTTCAGCACTTATGAGTTGGTATCAGGGGAGTAATTTAATAGATTACCCTGATGAATGGAAATATAGCGCTAAGTTTACGAATTATTTTAAAGGCACCGTTTCAAATTACCAAGATATTTATCAAATCGATTTCTTTATATATGCAGCAAAATTTTATCCAACAGCATTTATTGTTATGCTCATTAGCTTACTTTATATGCTCGTATTAATTCTTCATATTCTATTTACAAGAACTCGTAAGGTAATCTAA
- the tyrS gene encoding tyrosine--tRNA ligase, translating into MGILQDLEFRGLINQQTDAEGLEQLLEKESVKLYCGFDPTADSLHIGHMLPVLMLRRFQLAGHQPIALVGGGTGMIGDPSGKKAERTLNTKDTVAYYTESIKNQLSNFLEFENVDNPATMANNYDWLGNLDVISFLRDIGKNFGLNYMLAKDTVASRLETGISFTEFSYMILQSYDFLNLYQHHNCRLQIGGSDQWGNITAGLELIRKSEEDAKAFGLTIPLVTKSDGTKFGKTEGGAIWLDPEKTTPYEFYQFWINTDDRDVVKYLKYFTFLSHEEILELEKQVAEAPEKRAAQKALGSEMTKLVHGEEALEQAIKISAALFSGSVAELTANEIEQGFKDVPSVERTAEDTVLIDLLVESKISPSKRQAREDVTNGAIYVNGERTQALDYVVTENDRIEGKFTIIRRGKKKYFLIRY; encoded by the coding sequence ATGGGTATTTTACAAGATCTTGAATTTCGCGGTCTAATTAATCAGCAAACAGATGCTGAGGGCCTTGAGCAATTATTAGAAAAAGAAAGCGTTAAATTATACTGTGGTTTCGACCCGACAGCGGATAGCTTACACATCGGTCATATGTTACCAGTATTAATGTTACGTCGTTTCCAATTAGCTGGTCATCAACCAATCGCACTTGTTGGCGGTGGTACTGGTATGATCGGTGACCCAAGTGGTAAAAAAGCAGAGCGTACATTAAATACGAAAGATACAGTTGCTTACTACACAGAAAGCATTAAAAACCAACTTTCAAACTTCTTAGAGTTTGAAAACGTGGACAACCCAGCAACAATGGCTAACAACTATGACTGGCTTGGTAACTTAGATGTAATTTCATTCTTACGCGATATCGGTAAAAACTTCGGTTTAAACTATATGTTAGCAAAAGATACAGTAGCATCTCGTTTAGAGACGGGTATTTCATTCACTGAGTTTAGTTACATGATCTTACAATCATACGACTTCTTAAACTTATACCAACACCATAATTGCCGCCTACAAATCGGTGGTAGTGACCAATGGGGTAACATTACAGCTGGTCTTGAATTAATCCGTAAATCAGAAGAAGATGCGAAAGCATTCGGTTTAACAATTCCACTTGTTACAAAATCTGACGGTACGAAGTTTGGTAAAACAGAAGGCGGCGCAATTTGGTTAGATCCAGAGAAAACAACTCCTTACGAGTTCTACCAATTCTGGATTAACACAGATGACCGCGACGTTGTTAAATACTTAAAATACTTCACATTCTTATCTCATGAAGAAATTCTTGAGCTTGAAAAGCAAGTAGCTGAAGCGCCAGAAAAACGTGCAGCACAAAAAGCGTTAGGTTCTGAAATGACAAAACTTGTTCACGGTGAAGAAGCATTAGAGCAAGCGATTAAAATTTCAGCTGCACTATTCAGCGGTTCTGTAGCAGAACTGACTGCAAATGAAATCGAACAAGGATTCAAAGACGTACCATCTGTAGAACGTACTGCAGAAGATACAGTATTAATCGACTTACTTGTAGAAAGCAAAATCTCTCCATCAAAACGTCAAGCACGTGAAGATGTAACGAACGGTGCAATCTACGTAAACGGTGAGCGTACGCAAGCATTAGACTATGTTGTAACAGAAAACGACCGCATCGAAGGTAAATTCACAATCATTCGCCGCGGTAAGAAGAAATATTTCTTAATTCGTTACTAA
- a CDS encoding RNA polymerase sigma factor, with amino-acid sequence MAQIGIEEELMLAYQSGDKQAGERLYVLIKPALYTFLYRFNRDEQLSIDLVQDTFLTLERKKHMYELEKGKIKTYLFQIGYRLMINKLNRRKKWRTLLPFLVPIPEKEFSHEDRLTVREAILKVPEEQRAVLILYYYHDMQQKEIAEILNIPIGTVKSRLHNGIKKLKQLLEVDEIERKSL; translated from the coding sequence ATGGCGCAGATTGGGATTGAGGAGGAGCTCATGCTTGCGTATCAAAGTGGAGATAAACAAGCGGGAGAAAGACTATATGTTTTAATCAAACCAGCGCTATACACATTTTTATATCGATTTAACCGAGATGAACAATTAAGTATCGATCTTGTGCAAGATACGTTTTTGACGCTAGAGCGTAAGAAACATATGTATGAACTTGAAAAAGGTAAAATAAAAACGTATTTATTTCAAATTGGTTATCGTCTTATGATTAATAAATTAAATAGGAGAAAAAAGTGGCGTACGCTTTTGCCATTTTTAGTGCCGATTCCGGAAAAAGAATTTTCTCACGAAGATCGGCTCACAGTAAGAGAAGCAATTTTGAAAGTTCCAGAAGAGCAAAGAGCGGTCCTAATCCTTTATTATTATCATGACATGCAGCAAAAAGAAATTGCAGAGATATTAAACATTCCGATTGGAACGGTGAAATCGAGACTTCATAACGGGATAAAGAAATTGAAACAATTGCTGGAGGTGGACGAAATTGAGCGAAAATCCCTTTAA
- a CDS encoding maltose acetyltransferase domain-containing protein, with translation MMKTEKEKMILGEMYIPADPVLVQEREQARILTRKLNDTPEEQLKERSEIVKELFGTTGDNIHLESTFRCDYGYNIHVGENFYANFDCTILDVCPVTIGVNCMLAPGVHIYTATHPLDPIERISGSEYGKPVTIGDNVWIGGRTIINPGVTIGDNAVIASGAVVTKDVPNNVVVGGNPAKIIKKLK, from the coding sequence ATGATGAAAACAGAAAAAGAAAAGATGATACTAGGAGAAATGTACATACCGGCTGATCCAGTTTTAGTACAAGAAAGAGAGCAAGCACGTATATTAACGAGAAAATTAAATGATACGCCAGAAGAGCAATTGAAAGAGCGTAGCGAAATCGTAAAAGAATTATTCGGAACGACAGGAGATAATATTCATCTTGAATCTACTTTTAGATGTGATTACGGCTATAACATTCATGTCGGTGAAAATTTTTACGCGAACTTTGACTGTACGATTTTAGACGTATGCCCGGTAACAATCGGAGTGAACTGTATGTTAGCTCCAGGTGTTCACATTTATACAGCAACGCACCCACTCGATCCAATTGAGCGTATAAGCGGATCAGAATACGGAAAACCAGTTACAATTGGCGATAACGTATGGATTGGCGGAAGAACAATTATTAATCCAGGTGTAACAATTGGAGACAATGCGGTGATCGCATCTGGTGCTGTCGTAACGAAAGATGTGCCTAATAATGTAGTAGTTGGCGGGAATCCTGCAAAGATTATAAAAAAACTAAAATAA
- the acsA gene encoding acetate--CoA ligase produces the protein MKVETLPVIKGENNLPNYEEAYANFNWEEVNKHFTWNETGRVNMAYEAIDKHAKSDRKNKVALYYQDGSRKEKYTFKEMKDFSNKAGNVLKNYGDVEKGDRVFIFMPRSPELYFALLGAVKLGAIVGPLFEAFMEGAVRDRLEDSEAKVLITTPELLERIPLNDLPALKTVFLVGDNVEEGGKTVAFNPLFEQASKELHIEWLGREDGLILHYTSGSTGKPKGVLHAQNAMVQHYQTAKWVLDLKEDDVYWCTADPGWVTGTAYGIFAPWLVGASNVILGGRFSPDAWYEALQDYGVTVWYSAPTAFRMLMGAGQDAIKKYDLSQVRHVLSVGEPLNPEVIRWGMNAFGLRIHDTWWMTETGGQVICNYPCMEIRPGSMGKPIPGVKAAIVDNEGNEVPPYTMGNLAIGKGWPAMMRGIWNNQQKYESYFMPGDWYVSGDSAYMDEDGYFWFQGRIDDVIMTSGERVGPFEVESKLIEHAAVAEAGVIGIPDPVRGEIIKAFIALRAGYEPSDELKEEIRQFVKKGLAAHAAPRQIEFRDKLPKTRSGKIMRRVLKAWELNLPTGDLSTMED, from the coding sequence ATGAAAGTAGAAACGCTTCCTGTCATTAAAGGAGAAAATAATTTGCCGAATTATGAAGAGGCATACGCGAATTTTAACTGGGAAGAGGTTAATAAACATTTTACTTGGAATGAAACAGGCCGAGTAAATATGGCGTATGAAGCAATTGATAAGCATGCGAAATCTGATCGAAAAAATAAAGTAGCCCTTTATTATCAAGATGGATCGCGAAAAGAGAAATATACATTTAAGGAAATGAAGGATTTTTCTAATAAAGCAGGAAACGTCCTAAAAAATTATGGCGATGTTGAAAAAGGCGATCGCGTTTTTATTTTTATGCCACGTTCTCCAGAATTATATTTCGCGCTTTTAGGTGCAGTGAAATTAGGAGCAATTGTTGGACCGCTATTTGAAGCATTTATGGAAGGCGCAGTTCGTGATCGTTTAGAAGATAGCGAAGCAAAGGTGTTAATTACAACTCCTGAATTGTTAGAGCGTATACCATTAAATGATTTACCAGCTTTAAAAACAGTCTTTCTTGTTGGAGATAATGTAGAAGAAGGCGGTAAAACAGTAGCGTTCAATCCTTTATTTGAACAAGCTTCAAAAGAATTACATATCGAATGGTTAGGCCGCGAAGACGGTTTAATTCTTCACTATACGTCTGGTTCTACTGGTAAGCCAAAAGGTGTTCTCCATGCGCAAAATGCAATGGTTCAGCACTATCAAACGGCGAAATGGGTATTAGATTTAAAAGAAGATGACGTATATTGGTGTACTGCTGACCCGGGCTGGGTAACGGGAACTGCTTACGGCATTTTTGCACCGTGGTTAGTCGGAGCATCAAATGTTATTTTAGGTGGACGATTTAGTCCAGATGCATGGTATGAAGCACTGCAAGATTACGGTGTAACAGTTTGGTATAGTGCACCGACAGCGTTCCGTATGTTAATGGGAGCTGGACAAGATGCAATTAAAAAATACGACTTATCACAAGTACGCCACGTATTAAGCGTAGGTGAGCCTTTAAATCCAGAAGTAATTCGCTGGGGTATGAATGCATTTGGACTTCGTATTCATGATACGTGGTGGATGACAGAAACAGGTGGACAAGTTATTTGTAACTATCCTTGTATGGAAATCCGTCCAGGTTCAATGGGTAAACCAATTCCAGGTGTGAAAGCAGCGATTGTTGATAATGAAGGAAATGAAGTGCCTCCATACACAATGGGTAACTTAGCAATTGGTAAAGGTTGGCCAGCTATGATGCGTGGAATCTGGAATAACCAGCAAAAATATGAGTCATACTTTATGCCGGGAGACTGGTATGTATCAGGTGATTCAGCTTATATGGATGAAGACGGATACTTCTGGTTCCAAGGACGTATTGACGATGTAATTATGACGTCAGGTGAGCGAGTTGGACCGTTTGAAGTAGAAAGTAAACTAATCGAGCATGCTGCTGTTGCAGAAGCTGGTGTAATTGGTATTCCTGATCCGGTGCGCGGCGAAATTATTAAAGCGTTTATCGCACTTCGAGCAGGATACGAACCATCTGATGAATTAAAAGAAGAAATTCGTCAATTTGTAAAAAAAGGCCTAGCAGCTCATGCAGCGCCACGACAAATTGAATTTAGAGATAAATTACCGAAAACGAGAAGTGGTAAAATTATGCGCCGCGTATTAAAAGCGTGGGAGTTAAACTTACCAACAGGTGACTTATCAACGATGGAAGATTAA